From the Hymenobacter sp. 5317J-9 genome, one window contains:
- a CDS encoding T9SS type A sorting domain-containing protein, protein MFSGASGGPLGTRAAASARASFYPNPVAGALTVAGGAAAGTLRLRDAAGRAVLAQAYRRGQPVDLSAVAPGRYWLQLDQEPPLPLLKR, encoded by the coding sequence GTGTTTTCCGGCGCCAGCGGCGGGCCCCTGGGCACCCGGGCCGCGGCGAGCGCCCGCGCCAGCTTTTACCCCAACCCGGTGGCCGGCGCGCTCACCGTCGCCGGGGGAGCCGCCGCCGGGACGTTGCGCCTGCGCGACGCGGCGGGCCGCGCGGTGCTGGCCCAGGCCTACCGCCGCGGCCAGCCCGTCGACCTCTCGGCCGTGGCCCCCGGCCGGTACTGGCTGCAACTGGACCAGGAGCCTCCCTTGCCGCTGCTCAAACGCTAG
- a CDS encoding delta-60 repeat domain-containing protein, translating to MRFSTFCAAPAAWLGGLLTLLALLLPGAARSQAPIVTVTPAGPLTLCPGSTLTLTATIPGFNGAGSGANSIVRAVVVQPDGKVLVGGDFTAYNGAASPRGVLRLNPDGSLDNTFNPGGAGVDGAVYALALQPDGKVLVGGFFVSYNGASSPDYLLRLNANGSLDTSFNPGGAGASSAVYALAVQPDGSVLVGGGFTAYNTNPAAPDYVMRLRSTGLLDTSFNPVGAGGTNGVVNALALQPDGKVLVGACLTTTTAASSPTT from the coding sequence ATGCGCTTCTCTACTTTCTGTGCTGCCCCCGCCGCTTGGCTGGGCGGCTTGCTCACCCTGCTGGCCTTGCTGCTGCCCGGCGCGGCCCGGTCCCAGGCCCCCATCGTGACGGTGACGCCCGCCGGCCCGCTCACCCTCTGCCCCGGCAGCACCCTGACGCTCACGGCCACCATCCCGGGCTTCAACGGGGCCGGCAGCGGGGCCAACTCCATCGTGCGGGCGGTGGTGGTGCAGCCCGACGGCAAGGTGCTGGTGGGCGGCGACTTCACGGCCTACAACGGGGCGGCCTCCCCCCGCGGCGTGCTGCGCCTCAACCCCGACGGCTCGCTCGACAACACCTTCAATCCCGGCGGGGCGGGCGTGGATGGGGCGGTGTACGCGCTGGCCCTGCAGCCCGATGGCAAGGTGCTCGTCGGGGGCTTCTTCGTGAGCTACAACGGGGCTTCGTCCCCCGACTACCTGCTACGGCTCAATGCCAACGGCAGCCTCGACACGAGCTTCAACCCCGGCGGGGCCGGGGCCAGCAGCGCCGTGTATGCGCTGGCCGTGCAGCCCGATGGCAGTGTGCTGGTGGGCGGCGGCTTCACGGCCTACAACACCAACCCCGCCGCCCCGGACTACGTGATGCGTCTTCGGTCCACTGGCTTGCTCGACACGAGCTTCAACCCCGTGGGCGCGGGCGGCACCAACGGCGTGGTGAATGCGCTGGCGCTGCAGCCCGACGGCAAGGTGCTCGTCGGGGCCTGTTTAACAACTACAACGGCGGCTTCGTCCCCAACGACGTGA
- a CDS encoding T9SS type A sorting domain-containing protein translates to MATSGTYTATATDPATGCASTSNAVTVTVVLATATGRAAQPVLLYPNPTHGGAATLTGAAPGARVTVFDALGRQVLAATADASGTAALVLSAGQTAGVYVVRAGPRAVRLTVE, encoded by the coding sequence GTGGCTACGAGCGGCACCTACACGGCCACGGCCACCGACCCGGCCACTGGCTGCGCCTCCACGTCCAACGCCGTGACGGTGACCGTGGTCCTGGCCACCGCCACCGGCCGGGCCGCTCAGCCCGTGCTGCTGTACCCCAACCCGACCCACGGCGGCGCGGCCACCCTCACGGGCGCCGCGCCCGGCGCGCGGGTGACGGTGTTTGACGCCTTGGGCCGGCAGGTGCTGGCCGCCACCGCGGATGCCTCGGGAACGGCAGCACTGGTTCTGTCCGCCGGGCAGACCGCCGGCGTGTATGTGGTGCGCGCTGGCCCCCGCGCCGTGCGCCTCACGGTGGAATAA